One part of the Brevundimonas subvibrioides ATCC 15264 genome encodes these proteins:
- the lipA gene encoding lipoyl synthase, with protein sequence MVTLIDTLTRSPAELRHPEKQNRPETAVLRKPDWLRVKAPGSGQYNATKEIVRSKGLVTVCEEAACPNIGECWSQKHATLMIMGDTCTRACAFCNVKTGLPQALDPEEPAKVGLAVAQLGLNHVVITSVDRDDVADGGAAHFAEVVRQIRLQAPLTTIEILTPDFLRKDGAAEVMIDARPDVFNHNLETVPRLYLKIRPGARYFHSLRLLQQVKERDPNQFTKSGIMVGLGETKEEVMQVMDDMRSAGVDFITIGQYLQPTRKHAAIDRFVTPEEFKAYEAIARAKGFLMVSASPLTRSSHHAGDDFARLKAARLAQTGR encoded by the coding sequence ATGGTCACCCTCATCGACACCCTGACGCGAAGCCCTGCGGAGCTGCGTCACCCCGAAAAGCAGAACCGGCCCGAGACGGCGGTACTGCGCAAGCCCGACTGGCTGCGGGTCAAGGCTCCGGGTTCGGGCCAGTACAATGCCACCAAGGAGATCGTCCGCTCCAAGGGGCTGGTCACGGTCTGCGAGGAGGCCGCCTGCCCGAACATCGGCGAGTGCTGGAGCCAGAAGCACGCCACCCTGATGATCATGGGCGACACCTGCACGCGGGCCTGCGCCTTCTGCAATGTGAAGACCGGCCTGCCCCAGGCGTTGGACCCCGAAGAGCCCGCCAAGGTCGGTCTCGCGGTCGCGCAACTGGGTCTGAACCACGTGGTCATCACCTCGGTCGACCGGGACGACGTGGCTGACGGCGGCGCGGCCCACTTCGCCGAGGTCGTGCGCCAGATCCGGCTGCAGGCCCCGCTGACGACCATCGAGATTCTCACGCCCGATTTCCTGCGCAAGGACGGGGCCGCCGAGGTCATGATCGACGCCCGTCCCGACGTCTTCAACCACAACCTCGAGACCGTGCCGCGGCTGTATCTGAAGATCCGGCCCGGCGCTCGTTACTTCCATTCCCTGCGCCTCCTTCAGCAGGTCAAGGAACGCGACCCCAACCAGTTCACAAAGTCCGGCATCATGGTCGGCCTCGGCGAGACCAAGGAAGAGGTCATGCAGGTCATGGACGATATGCGCTCGGCCGGCGTCGACTTCATCACCATCGGCCAGTATCTGCAGCCGACCCGCAAGCACGCCGCCATCGACCGGTTCGTCACGCCGGAAGAGTTCAAGGCCTATGAGGCGATCGCCCGGGCCAAGGGCTTCCTGATGGTCTCGGCCTCGCCCCTGACCCGGTCGTCGCACCACGCCGGCGACGACTTCGCTCGGCTGAAGGCGGCGCGTCTGGCCCAGACCGGACGCTGA
- a CDS encoding type II toxin-antitoxin system RatA family toxin, whose product MAVHRVTRHLPYTPAQLAELVADVEAYPRFVKWVTSMRVWNRRQEAPGVDLLDAEASVGFSFLKERFSTWVRHDRNAPLVEAGLLRGPFRHLKNRWEFHEDPRGTRLEFMIDFAFKSPLLNAALQANFERAVSMLIGSFEAEAARRFGP is encoded by the coding sequence TTGGCCGTCCACCGCGTCACCCGCCATCTGCCCTACACCCCCGCCCAGCTCGCCGAGCTGGTCGCGGACGTGGAGGCCTATCCGCGCTTCGTGAAGTGGGTGACCTCGATGCGGGTCTGGAACCGGCGTCAGGAGGCCCCGGGCGTCGACCTTCTGGATGCCGAAGCGTCCGTCGGGTTCTCGTTCCTGAAGGAGCGGTTCTCGACCTGGGTGCGCCATGACCGCAATGCCCCTCTGGTCGAGGCGGGGCTTTTGCGCGGTCCGTTCCGGCACCTGAAGAACCGCTGGGAGTTCCATGAGGACCCACGGGGCACCCGGCTGGAGTTCATGATCGATTTCGCGTTCAAATCGCCGCTGCTGAACGCCGCCCTGCAGGCCAATTTCGAGCGAGCTGTCTCCATGCTGATCGGCTCGTTCGAGGCGGAAGCCGCGCGGCGGTTCGGGCCATAG
- the ygiD gene encoding 4,5-DOPA dioxygenase extradiol, protein MRQPAVFFGHGSPMNALGGPHADAWRAVGRDLGKPAGVVMVSAHWETCGLGVTAQRNPETIHDFGNFGPELHAFQYPAPGSPTLAARVADLTGAQAVEAWGLDHGTWSVLAHVCPEADVPVVQLSLNRDLDARGHYELAKRLRPLRDEGIVVAGSGDFVHNLRTWKRDGGDAYPWATSFNAAVKSALERGDHDALIDWVGLAEDAQLSVPTDEHYLPLLYVAAQAGPGDAVTFFNDVIDGGSISMTGVRIG, encoded by the coding sequence ATGCGCCAGCCGGCGGTCTTCTTCGGGCACGGCTCACCCATGAACGCCCTGGGCGGTCCGCACGCGGACGCCTGGCGCGCGGTGGGCCGCGATCTGGGCAAGCCCGCCGGCGTGGTCATGGTCTCGGCCCACTGGGAGACCTGCGGACTGGGCGTGACGGCGCAGCGGAACCCCGAGACCATCCACGATTTCGGCAACTTCGGGCCGGAGCTTCACGCGTTCCAGTATCCGGCCCCGGGGTCGCCGACCCTGGCGGCGCGGGTGGCCGACCTGACCGGGGCCCAGGCCGTCGAGGCGTGGGGCCTGGATCACGGGACGTGGTCGGTGCTCGCCCACGTCTGCCCCGAGGCCGATGTGCCGGTGGTGCAGCTGTCGCTGAACCGCGACCTCGATGCGCGCGGCCACTACGAACTCGCGAAACGCCTTCGCCCGCTGCGCGATGAGGGCATCGTCGTCGCCGGCAGCGGGGACTTCGTGCACAACCTGCGGACCTGGAAGCGGGACGGCGGCGACGCCTATCCCTGGGCGACCAGCTTCAACGCGGCGGTCAAGTCGGCGCTGGAGCGGGGCGATCACGACGCCCTGATCGACTGGGTCGGCCTGGCCGAGGACGCGCAGCTCAGCGTCCCGACCGACGAACACTATCTGCCGCTACTCTACGTCGCGGCCCAAGCCGGGCCCGGCGATGCCGTGACCTTCTTCAACGACGTCATCGACGGTGGCTCGATCTCGATGACGGGCGTCCGGATCGGCTAG
- the mazG gene encoding nucleoside triphosphate pyrophosphohydrolase — translation MTPTERLRDIMVRLRDPDGGCPWDVEQTFQSIAPYTIEEAYEVADAIERGDMTELKGELGDLLFQVVFHARMAEEQGLFAFDDVADAMSDKLIRRHPHVFADEVAQTSGPAQKLRWEDIKAAERAGKAQHGVLDDVPVGLPALHRAAKLTKRAARVGFDWPSTDEVFDKLDEEVAELKVEIAAGDLDKAREEVGDLLFVVANLARKLGVEPEDALRGANAKFVRRFGFIEAELAKAGRTPEQSDLAEMDGLWDAAKVAERA, via the coding sequence ATGACCCCGACCGAACGCCTGCGCGACATCATGGTCCGCCTGCGCGACCCGGACGGGGGCTGCCCGTGGGACGTGGAACAGACCTTTCAGAGCATCGCCCCCTATACGATCGAGGAGGCCTATGAGGTCGCCGACGCCATCGAGCGGGGCGACATGACCGAGCTGAAGGGCGAGCTGGGGGACCTGCTGTTCCAGGTCGTCTTCCACGCCCGCATGGCCGAGGAACAAGGGCTGTTCGCCTTCGACGACGTGGCCGACGCCATGTCCGACAAGCTGATCCGGCGTCATCCCCACGTGTTCGCCGACGAGGTGGCCCAGACCTCGGGCCCGGCCCAGAAGCTGCGCTGGGAGGACATCAAGGCCGCCGAGCGTGCCGGCAAGGCCCAGCACGGGGTGCTGGACGACGTGCCGGTGGGCCTGCCCGCCCTGCACCGGGCGGCCAAGCTGACCAAACGGGCGGCGCGGGTCGGGTTCGACTGGCCCTCGACCGACGAGGTCTTCGACAAGCTGGACGAGGAGGTGGCCGAGCTGAAGGTCGAGATCGCCGCCGGGGACCTCGACAAGGCCCGCGAGGAGGTGGGCGATCTGCTGTTCGTCGTCGCCAACCTGGCGCGCAAGCTGGGCGTGGAGCCGGAGGACGCCCTTCGCGGCGCAAACGCCAAGTTCGTCCGCCGGTTCGGCTTCATCGAGGCGGAGCTGGCGAAGGCCGGACGGACGCCGGAGCAGTCGGACCTCGCCGAGATGGACGGGTTGTGGGATGCGGCCAAGGTGGCGGAGCGGGCGTAG
- a CDS encoding DUF1543 domain-containing protein has product MKLFAIYIGGEHAGANIEVHDIRFVVADSIAATHGPLVAQWWGKPGSLHIDCWSEIDRADGYEVSLRPEPFEGPERLYYVNLGGYDGLSFAEQHRNVFVVAPDLSSAKARAIKLAAGWKDAHRDDMYEAEQAFALDVAASNERLHIHLTPGLMTGDPAFTCRYTPIR; this is encoded by the coding sequence ATGAAGCTGTTTGCGATCTACATTGGCGGCGAGCACGCCGGGGCCAACATCGAGGTGCACGACATCCGCTTCGTCGTCGCGGACTCGATCGCGGCGACCCACGGCCCGCTCGTCGCCCAGTGGTGGGGCAAGCCCGGCAGCCTTCATATCGACTGCTGGTCCGAGATCGATCGCGCGGATGGCTATGAGGTGTCGCTCCGTCCCGAGCCCTTCGAGGGACCGGAACGGCTCTATTACGTGAACCTGGGTGGATACGACGGGCTGTCCTTCGCGGAGCAGCACCGGAACGTCTTCGTCGTGGCTCCGGACCTGTCGTCGGCCAAGGCGCGCGCCATCAAGCTCGCGGCCGGATGGAAGGACGCCCACCGCGACGACATGTATGAGGCCGAGCAGGCCTTTGCCCTGGACGTCGCCGCGTCGAACGAACGCCTGCACATCCACCTGACGCCGGGCCTCATGACCGGCGATCCGGCCTTCACCTGCCGCTACACACCGATCCGCTGA
- a CDS encoding D-alanyl-D-alanine carboxypeptidase family protein, giving the protein MRRGLVILFCATLFGLLAGGGAARAQGADRCQAGRDQWAGQAFANAISEYALEWSPFGTTEWGWVTYVPLLQKELGTDCEANTPAFAAALAGFQTRYALTPTGVFDQPTFLVLKGLLQERRPFVMARVRDECPDPPPLNQLGYLVESEEHADRLTRLLRRDVLDAYRRMVAAARAEVPQVRNDPERLQIFSGFRDPEADAARCAAERNCDGLRRAVCSPHRTGTAVDLYVGELLGMGVDSTNPASRRHMTQEPTYRWLVRNAGRFGFVPYIFEPWHWEYVGAPPSDGTP; this is encoded by the coding sequence ATGCGTCGTGGCCTCGTCATCCTGTTCTGCGCGACCCTGTTCGGTCTTCTGGCCGGCGGGGGCGCGGCGAGGGCGCAAGGTGCCGACCGATGCCAGGCCGGGCGCGACCAGTGGGCCGGCCAGGCCTTCGCCAACGCCATCTCGGAATATGCGCTGGAATGGTCGCCCTTCGGCACGACCGAGTGGGGCTGGGTCACCTATGTGCCGCTGCTGCAGAAGGAGCTGGGCACCGACTGCGAGGCCAATACCCCGGCCTTCGCCGCCGCCCTGGCCGGATTCCAGACGCGCTACGCCCTGACCCCCACGGGCGTCTTCGACCAGCCGACCTTCCTCGTCCTGAAGGGGCTGCTCCAGGAACGCCGGCCCTTCGTCATGGCCCGCGTGCGCGACGAATGCCCCGATCCGCCGCCCCTCAACCAGCTGGGCTATCTGGTCGAGTCCGAGGAACACGCCGACCGCCTGACCCGGCTGCTGCGCCGGGACGTGCTGGACGCCTATCGCCGCATGGTCGCCGCCGCCCGCGCGGAGGTGCCCCAGGTCCGCAACGACCCCGAACGGCTGCAGATTTTCTCCGGCTTTCGCGATCCCGAGGCCGATGCGGCGCGGTGCGCGGCGGAACGCAACTGCGACGGCCTGAGGCGGGCCGTCTGCTCGCCCCACCGGACCGGGACGGCCGTGGACCTCTACGTCGGTGAACTGCTGGGGATGGGCGTCGATTCGACCAACCCGGCCAGCCGACGGCACATGACGCAGGAGCCGACCTATCGCTGGCTGGTCAGGAATGCCGGCCGGTTCGGCTTCGTGCCCTACATCTTCGAGCCCTGGCACTGGGAATACGTCGGGGCCCCGCCATCCGACGGCACACCGTGA
- the wrbA gene encoding NAD(P)H:quinone oxidoreductase has translation MTKVLVLYHSTYGHIEQMAEAVAEGAASVEGVTVDIRRVLETVPEELAIQSHYKLDQKAPLANVNELENYDAIIVGAGTRFGTAAAQMRNFWDQTGGVWFQGKLVGKVGGAFTSSASQHGGNETTLIGLIQTLMHHGMVVAGLPYAFQGQLTLEEISGGSPYGATTITGGDGSRQPSANELDGARHQGQYIAGLAKKLAA, from the coding sequence ATGACCAAGGTGCTGGTTCTCTATCATTCGACCTACGGCCACATCGAGCAGATGGCCGAAGCCGTCGCAGAAGGTGCCGCCTCGGTCGAAGGGGTCACGGTCGACATCCGCCGCGTGCTGGAGACGGTGCCCGAGGAGCTGGCGATCCAGTCGCACTACAAGCTCGACCAGAAGGCCCCGCTGGCCAACGTCAACGAGCTGGAAAACTACGACGCCATCATCGTCGGGGCGGGCACCCGCTTCGGCACGGCGGCCGCGCAGATGCGGAACTTCTGGGATCAGACCGGCGGCGTGTGGTTCCAGGGCAAGCTGGTCGGCAAGGTCGGCGGCGCCTTCACGTCCTCGGCCAGCCAGCACGGCGGCAACGAGACGACGCTGATCGGCCTGATCCAGACGCTGATGCACCACGGCATGGTCGTGGCCGGCCTGCCGTACGCCTTCCAGGGCCAGCTCACGCTTGAGGAGATCTCCGGCGGCTCGCCCTACGGCGCCACCACGATCACCGGTGGCGACGGCTCGCGTCAGCCCAGCGCCAACGAACTGGACGGGGCCCGTCACCAGGGTCAGTACATCGCCGGTCTGGCCAAGAAGCTGGCGGCCTGA
- a CDS encoding AMP-binding protein: protein MLRPGLDPSAGEESLFDALIAARTRFGDKEIVEDQDRKPLTYTGLIRAAFVLGRKIAAMTKPAERVGILLPASMGVVVTFFGLHAFGRVPTMLNFTAGERNIKAAIQAAGVKRILTARRFVEQAKIEDLIEELSTVAEIVWLDDVRKTIGLQDKLFGLMAGLAPKRFRTPTKPGDPGVVLFTSGSFGAPKGVLLSQKNLVANARQISTHIPLDPAWVMFNPLPTFHCFGLTGGVILPVLSGLKTFQYPSPLHGKQIVALLAEVNTAILFATDTFLNQWARVASPDDFRTLKFVVAGAERVRDETHHLFNTKFGGVKLLEGYGATEAAPVVAVNHPDRNRPGTVGQLLPGIEARVEPVEGITEGGRLYLRGPNVMAGYMTPEDPTKVEPLEGGWHDTGDIVDLDPEGYIAILGRVKRFAKIGGEMVSLSAVEGLVQSVWPDVRHAVISIADSRKGEKLVLVTERKDADVRELAEWAREHGAPELAVPKKIVKVRELPVLGTGKTDYVAIQSLVDLAEAA, encoded by the coding sequence GTGCTACGGCCAGGTCTTGATCCATCCGCGGGCGAAGAGTCCCTCTTCGACGCCCTGATCGCCGCGCGTACGCGGTTCGGCGACAAGGAAATCGTCGAGGATCAGGACAGGAAGCCCCTGACCTACACCGGCCTGATCCGCGCCGCCTTCGTGCTGGGGCGCAAGATCGCGGCGATGACGAAGCCGGCCGAGCGCGTGGGCATCCTGCTGCCCGCGTCGATGGGGGTGGTGGTCACCTTCTTCGGCCTGCACGCCTTCGGACGCGTGCCGACCATGCTGAACTTCACCGCCGGCGAGCGGAACATCAAGGCGGCGATCCAGGCGGCCGGCGTGAAACGCATCCTCACCGCCCGGCGCTTCGTGGAACAGGCCAAGATCGAGGACCTGATCGAGGAACTGTCCACGGTGGCCGAGATCGTCTGGCTGGACGACGTGCGCAAGACGATCGGGCTGCAGGACAAGCTGTTCGGCCTGATGGCGGGCCTCGCGCCCAAGCGGTTCCGCACCCCGACCAAGCCCGGAGATCCGGGCGTGGTCCTGTTCACCTCCGGTAGTTTCGGCGCGCCCAAGGGCGTGCTGCTGAGCCAGAAGAACCTCGTCGCCAACGCCCGGCAGATCTCGACCCACATCCCGCTGGATCCGGCGTGGGTGATGTTCAATCCGCTGCCGACGTTCCACTGCTTCGGGCTGACGGGCGGCGTCATCCTGCCGGTCCTCAGCGGGCTGAAGACGTTCCAGTATCCCTCCCCGCTCCACGGCAAGCAGATCGTTGCCCTGCTGGCCGAGGTGAACACCGCGATCCTGTTCGCCACGGACACCTTCCTGAACCAGTGGGCGCGCGTGGCGTCGCCCGACGACTTCCGCACGTTGAAGTTCGTGGTGGCCGGGGCCGAGCGGGTGCGCGACGAGACCCACCACCTGTTCAACACCAAGTTCGGCGGCGTGAAGCTGCTGGAAGGCTATGGAGCCACCGAGGCCGCGCCCGTGGTCGCGGTGAACCACCCCGACCGCAACCGCCCGGGGACGGTCGGCCAGCTGCTGCCCGGCATCGAGGCCCGCGTCGAACCGGTCGAGGGCATCACCGAAGGCGGCCGTCTGTATCTGCGCGGTCCCAATGTCATGGCCGGCTATATGACGCCCGAGGACCCGACGAAGGTCGAGCCGCTCGAGGGCGGCTGGCACGACACGGGCGACATCGTCGATCTCGACCCGGAGGGCTATATCGCCATCCTCGGCCGGGTGAAGCGGTTCGCCAAGATCGGGGGCGAGATGGTCTCGCTGAGCGCGGTGGAAGGCCTGGTCCAGTCCGTCTGGCCCGACGTACGCCACGCCGTCATCTCCATCGCGGACAGCCGCAAGGGCGAGAAGCTGGTCCTGGTCACCGAACGCAAGGACGCCGACGTCAGGGAGCTGGCCGAGTGGGCCCGCGAGCACGGCGCGCCGGAGCTGGCCGTCCCCAAGAAGATCGTCAAGGTCCGCGAGCTGCCGGTGCTGGGAACGGGCAAGACCGACTACGTCGCCATCCAGTCGCTGGTCGACCTCGCCGAGGCGGCCTAG
- a CDS encoding FAD/NAD(P)-binding protein, producing the protein MSSIAFVGAGPTTLYALNALLDHDVRGASITVFEAQASAGAGTPYRSGWNDAAMLSNIASAEIPPLTQTLAAWLQSRPARELEDMGVDIEQIDDRAFVPRVVLGRYFEAQFATLVQTFRAAGGQIQVMTGCRVIDAVNRPGGMELVLSSSPQGEITKALFDHVVLATGHQWPSRQEVRPGYFTSPWPAATLTKIPATRVGIRGSSLTAIDTAVALAGVHGAFEREGDALTYVPHADTGTFGITMMSRKGLLPEADFYFPLPHPPLEICTEQAIADLIDRPGPGLLDDVFELFRRELQVVDPAYVEATGLADATLEAFGEAYFADRLTADPFEWAAANLEEARATHDAGTTVPWRDAILRMHEVVAAIVPHLDGPAFERFSRHFKPVFVDAYGAVPHESVERMLALHRAGKLDVLALDDDHRIDTHCPAGGARLMQADVDRHFPVFIEATGQRALGAIQFPFLSLLEQGIVRDEMPAVAGGSSRGIVIDDVFQPVADGLPADRLFCLSLPFIMGRHPFVQGITSSHEMGEVVGQRLACALGHGDPEVDMRRAVS; encoded by the coding sequence ATGTCATCAATCGCCTTTGTCGGCGCCGGCCCGACGACCCTCTATGCTTTGAACGCGCTCCTGGATCACGACGTCCGTGGGGCCAGCATCACCGTGTTCGAAGCCCAGGCGTCGGCGGGGGCGGGGACACCCTACCGTTCCGGATGGAACGATGCGGCGATGCTGTCCAACATCGCCAGCGCGGAAATCCCGCCGCTGACGCAGACGCTGGCGGCCTGGCTCCAGTCCCGGCCTGCGCGCGAGCTCGAGGACATGGGTGTCGATATCGAGCAGATCGACGATCGCGCCTTCGTGCCGCGCGTCGTTCTGGGCCGGTATTTCGAGGCTCAGTTCGCGACCCTGGTCCAGACGTTCCGCGCGGCGGGCGGCCAGATCCAGGTGATGACGGGCTGTCGCGTGATCGATGCCGTCAACCGGCCGGGCGGCATGGAACTCGTGCTCTCCTCCTCGCCACAGGGCGAGATCACGAAAGCCCTGTTCGACCACGTCGTCCTGGCCACGGGCCACCAGTGGCCGTCGCGGCAGGAAGTCCGTCCGGGCTACTTCACCAGCCCCTGGCCCGCGGCCACGCTGACGAAGATTCCGGCGACCCGGGTGGGCATCCGGGGCTCGTCGCTGACCGCCATCGACACCGCCGTTGCGCTGGCCGGCGTGCACGGCGCATTCGAACGTGAGGGCGACGCCCTGACCTATGTGCCCCATGCGGACACCGGGACCTTCGGCATCACCATGATGTCGCGCAAGGGGCTGTTGCCTGAGGCCGACTTCTACTTCCCCCTGCCGCACCCGCCCCTGGAAATCTGCACGGAACAGGCGATCGCGGACCTGATCGATCGGCCGGGCCCCGGCTTGCTGGATGACGTCTTCGAACTGTTCCGCCGCGAGCTGCAGGTCGTCGATCCCGCCTATGTCGAGGCCACGGGCCTGGCCGATGCCACGCTGGAGGCGTTCGGCGAGGCCTATTTCGCGGACCGGCTGACGGCGGATCCGTTCGAATGGGCGGCCGCCAATCTTGAGGAGGCCCGCGCGACCCACGACGCCGGCACGACGGTGCCCTGGCGCGACGCGATCTTGAGGATGCACGAGGTGGTGGCGGCGATCGTGCCGCATCTCGACGGTCCCGCCTTCGAGCGCTTCAGCCGCCATTTCAAGCCGGTCTTCGTCGACGCCTACGGGGCGGTGCCCCATGAATCGGTCGAGCGGATGCTTGCACTGCACCGCGCCGGCAAGCTGGACGTGCTCGCGCTCGACGACGACCACCGGATCGACACCCACTGTCCGGCGGGTGGGGCCCGCCTGATGCAGGCCGACGTGGACCGGCACTTTCCCGTCTTCATCGAGGCCACGGGCCAGCGCGCCCTGGGAGCCATCCAGTTTCCGTTCCTGTCGCTGCTGGAGCAGGGGATCGTGCGCGACGAAATGCCCGCCGTTGCCGGCGGGTCGTCGCGCGGCATCGTCATCGATGACGTGTTCCAGCCGGTCGCGGACGGTCTGCCCGCCGATCGCCTGTTCTGCTTGAGCCTCCCGTTCATCATGGGCCGCCACCCGTTCGTGCAGGGGATCACCAGCTCGCACGAGATGGGCGAGGTCGTCGGCCAGCGGCTGGCCTGCGCCCTCGGGCATGGCGACCCCGAGGTCGACATGCGCCGGGCTGTGTCCTAG
- a CDS encoding MFS transporter, with amino-acid sequence MSDAIAATAPRRSNAVLAAFSAVCLPLAAFGVALPVTLPEFYATHVGLELGVVAAVFMIVRLIDITFDPFIGWAMDRTKTRFGRYRPWMVASTPILMLSAFMMFVVVQPGAGPVYLFAWLLVLYLGFSIGTLGQLGWASVLAPEYDQRSRVYGWWQVFNIIGVILILILPTAVIQTGIGTYADGVRIMGWAILIALPLTMGLALFAVPEPVNAGAAPHGGLGAYLELFRRKAVRKLLLADVVLGVAPGITGSLLFFFFGQIKGYDHTQASLFMLLYFVAGLVGAPFWAWLATRIGKDKALAVASLVFAAFYVGATLVPGGSFALTAVAMFIGGLPYAAGLFLLRAMMADVGDEVRLETGVDRTGLMFSILSATTKVGHVVALIPYLILQAVGFQAVPPAGGNSPASLLTLQVLFILLPGLLLASAAVLLRNYPLTPARHDQIRRELDAREAASA; translated from the coding sequence ATGTCAGACGCGATCGCCGCAACGGCGCCACGCCGCAGCAACGCCGTCCTCGCCGCCTTCTCCGCGGTGTGCCTGCCGCTGGCGGCCTTCGGGGTGGCCCTGCCGGTCACCCTGCCCGAGTTCTATGCGACCCACGTGGGGCTGGAGCTGGGCGTGGTCGCGGCGGTGTTCATGATCGTGCGGCTGATCGACATCACCTTCGACCCCTTCATCGGCTGGGCCATGGACCGGACCAAGACCCGGTTCGGCCGCTATCGCCCGTGGATGGTCGCCTCGACGCCGATCCTGATGCTGTCGGCCTTCATGATGTTCGTGGTCGTCCAGCCGGGAGCCGGGCCGGTCTATCTGTTCGCCTGGCTGCTGGTGCTCTATCTCGGCTTCTCGATCGGGACCCTGGGCCAGCTGGGCTGGGCCTCGGTCCTCGCGCCCGAATACGACCAGCGCAGCCGGGTCTACGGCTGGTGGCAGGTCTTCAATATCATCGGCGTCATCCTGATCCTGATCCTGCCGACGGCGGTGATCCAGACGGGCATCGGGACCTACGCCGACGGCGTCCGCATCATGGGCTGGGCCATCCTGATCGCCCTGCCGCTCACCATGGGGCTGGCCCTGTTCGCCGTGCCCGAGCCGGTCAATGCCGGCGCCGCGCCGCACGGGGGCCTCGGGGCCTATCTGGAGCTGTTCAGGCGCAAGGCGGTCAGGAAGCTGCTGCTGGCCGACGTGGTGCTGGGCGTCGCCCCCGGGATCACCGGGTCGCTGCTGTTCTTCTTCTTCGGCCAGATCAAGGGCTACGACCACACCCAGGCGTCGCTGTTCATGCTGCTGTATTTCGTGGCCGGGCTGGTCGGGGCGCCCTTCTGGGCGTGGCTGGCGACGCGGATCGGCAAGGACAAGGCGCTGGCGGTGGCCAGCCTGGTCTTCGCCGCCTTCTACGTCGGGGCGACCCTGGTGCCGGGGGGCAGCTTCGCCCTGACGGCGGTCGCCATGTTCATCGGCGGTCTGCCCTATGCGGCGGGGCTGTTCCTGCTCCGGGCCATGATGGCCGACGTGGGCGACGAGGTGCGGCTGGAGACCGGCGTGGACCGGACCGGGCTGATGTTCTCCATCCTGTCGGCCACGACCAAGGTCGGGCATGTCGTCGCCCTGATCCCCTATCTGATCCTGCAGGCGGTGGGCTTCCAGGCCGTGCCACCGGCGGGCGGCAACAGTCCGGCCTCGCTGCTGACGCTCCAGGTCCTGTTCATCCTGCTGCCCGGCCTGCTGCTGGCCAGCGCGGCGGTGCTGCTGCGGAACTATCCGCTGACGCCGGCGCGCCACGACCAGATCCGTCGCGAACTGGACGCACGCGAGGCGGCGTCCGCATGA